A segment of the Thermothielavioides terrestris NRRL 8126 chromosome 3, complete sequence genome:
TGTCGGGCGCGATCCGCGGGGATCTTGCTTGTTGGTATCGTACGTTCTTAGGCCACGCGCCGGAACGTCAGATCAGGTCCAAAAGCTAAGAGCCATGAGCCATGAGCCATGCATGAGCCACGGGTGGATCTGTGAGGCGCACGCAAGCTGAGTGGTCGGGCTGGGCAATGCAATGGGAGTGCCTGGGTCTGCCTGCTGATGTTGTCTTGCATGCGCTCAGCGAACGAGCCTCGAGTCTCCAGAGTTTTCGACTTCGATGGGCAACATGAGGCTGAGAACACTAACCGCTAGCGCACGATGTTTCGTTTCAAACAAGCAGCAGATTGCGATTTTCAGATTCCTCTCGGCACCCGGAGGGCGGGGCGGCAAGCAGCCGGCCCAACCAGGGGCCCCTTGTGCACGCCAACCCGGAAGCAGTTGTCTGGCCAGGCGCGTGGTGCAACGGCTCCTGCATGGTGGGGTTCGCATGTTCGTTAGCGCATGAAGGACGGAGTGTACCGCAGGACGGAGTATGTAAACAATGAATGGAGACGGGATGAATGATGACTTGGGATTCGGGGTGTGTTGTTTACTGTGTCCTGCACACGTGGGCAGTCCGCTGTCCTCGGAACTCTCAGACCAAACCGCCCGAGCTGTGATGCGTTGTCTCTGAGACACCTACCTTATGTGAGCATTGAAGAGCAGCCTTCTGTGGGAAGTCACCTTCTATCCCTGGACTCGACCTACCCGTCACGTTAGGCAGAGCGGCCAAACCCCACTGTTCCCGCTGTGTTGTCGGTGTACTGCGATAATTGCTGGGCGCGCCACCAACCACTCAGAGCGGCCCAAACCGATTCAGGGTTTGGCCTGGGACATCGCGTCTCCCACTGGAATTCCACACCACATCGTCCGGTCGCCCTCGACGCAATGCGATCGGCGACCCCCGAAGCCGCTGCAACAAAACGCCTCGCATCCCATGCAATTGCCGGCCCAGCAAGAGAGTCTGTGACGCAAGTACAGTCTGTCAGAAAAAAGCCGTCTGCGGGAATTCTCACGACGAGCACGACCCCTGCGGGCAAAAGAACGGCACGGATCACCACCACGGCAACCGCCtgcccagccgcagcagcagccgcaggagCAGCGACAGCAACAGAGGCCGTGCCACTCCGACCAGTCTCTCGCCGCCCGCTTCAACTGCGAGACCAAAAtgccacgccggcgccgcgggctgTGAAACCTGAACCGGATACAATACCAGCCGCGTTGACGGTGTCCAGGATGCCGCCGCATGAGCGGCCGTCTGTCGCTGGCTATCGGCAGCCGACGGTCGCGCGGGTCGTAAACAAACTGCCCCTCACCCCCAAAGTCGCGGCTCGCCCGCCAGCACCTCAGCATCAGAACCCGACGCTCGCAACTCCGCTCGCCCGGCGCCCCGCCCCCGAGCCGGCCTTGAACCCCCGTGGTTCCGGTTCCCGCGACAAAGACGAGCGGGCCTCGCCCGTGCCGACGTTTCTCAGCAGCAACGTTACCCCGCGGTCGGGTTCCCGACAGAGCCGCGTCGATAGTGCGAATAGCACCCCCAACGGTACGCCCAACCCAGACCGCCATGACCATTGGGAGACGCGCTCGGGCGTGGGCGTGGCAGGATCCGGGCCGGACGAGTCGCACCGGCGGCCGGTCGTTACATTCAGTTCCCCTTCCGAGGTGGGCAGCGGCGCAAATCCTGATCGGGACTCCAAGTTTTTCTACGCTTCGGATGCGCAAAAACAACCGCCGCAGGCCGCGAACTTGAAGCCATCTGTGATGCAGCAGCCCAAACCGGCGACCTTTTTCTATGCAAACGGGAATGCCCTGCCAAACCGGCAGGACCCCCCTCCGAAGCCCTACTCCCCGGCGTTGCCCTCGCCTTCCTCCCAGGACAGCCTGGCGACCAAGTTCGTTTATGCCAACGGAACGCCCGAACTACAACCTCCGGCGAAGATTGGGCCGTCGTCGCAATCCTCGTCAGCCTCGGTTCTCTCCACGTCGTCCAGGCTGCCAGCGGCAAGACAAGGGAACCTTCCAAGGGCTCCGTCGCCGGCCAAAAGCCCCTCCCAGATTTTGGTCAGATCCCCCAGCAGCTCAACTGCGCGCTCCCAGCGGTCACCTATTTTGGTGGCAAACCCCTCGAGCAATCCCCAGGCCAGCGAGATGAAGGCAAACACCGAGCCTCAACCTCGGCCAGCCGTATCCCACACCCGTTCGCAGAGTGCTGCCGCTATCGAACCACCAGCTGCCGCCAAACCTGCGCCTTCTCACAACTCGGTGCCCCCGTCTGGATGCACCTCTCCGTCGTTCCCGCCATATTCTGAGTTGATGGTGCCGAACAACTCAGCGGCTGCCGGTTCTGCGTCCTTGCTCCCGGCCTCCGAGGACTCTGCTGAGCCAGAAGAAGCCCAACCGGACTCGCTGAACAGTCCAACGAGGGCATCCCAAGACGGCCAGGTGATAGATCTCGTCGCTAGCGCGCGACGAGAGCGCAAAGTCCAGGATTTAGAAATCACAAATGCCAGCCTGGAGGCGATCAACCGGACGCTTGAGCGACAGCTGAGAAAACAGACAGCCGAGCTCCGGCGCTACCAGCGCCTGTCCAGGTCCGGAAGACTGAGCCTGGGCTCGATCGGCAGTCGCATCCCCTCCGACTCGACTGTAGATGGGGGTGCTCTGGCAAGGGCAGGAATGGGCCTGGACGACTTGAGCGAGGAAGAGAGCGAGATCGAGGCTGAGGACGCCGAACTAGAGGAGCTTGAAGACCTCGGAGAGGACGACATGTCCGGGTCGGAGGCCTCCAGTGAgctcagcagcggcgccgacgcaTTGCGTCGCCAAAAACGACGCCGAGACGAGCGGCGGCTGCAACTGGATCTTTCCAagcaccagcagctgctCATCGACAGCCAGAAGATCAACCAGAGCTTGAAGCGGTGTCTGGGATGGACCGAAGAGCTGATCAAAGACGGCATGCGCGCTCTCGCATACCAGGTGCGAGTCAGCGATGTTAAGCTAGGCGGGAGGGTCCTCGCCCCCGAGGAAATCGAGAGGCGGGAGCTGggtggcgacgacggcgaggatgccACGCTGGGCGACGACACCATCTATGCGATAGACGCCCTAGGCGGGGGGTCCCTCCTCGCGGAGGCTGCTGAGCCGGCCAAGTGGAGCAAGGATCCGCAGGACAATCCGCAGGACAGAGACAGCGGAGTTGAACTGCCCGCGGACGGCGGTTGAGAAACAGCAAGCAACATAACCAGAAGAAAAAAACAAGGTAACAAACTGATGACAATGCTTTTCTGCACAACGCACGGCGATGGCGTACTCTCACCACTCACTGAGATATCTCTCTCCCTGTTGATTTCCTTAGTCTTCATATTTGTTTGGCGTTAGGAACGACGGGGTTTGCTCGTGGTtggcttgcttgcttgcatTATGCGGAACATAAGGGGGGTTTTATTCACGTACCCAAACTCCCACTTCTCACCGTGATCTCATATTCTCCAGCATCACATTACTcttccttttcttctttaATGGTATGTTACATGTAGCCTGACATCAGGGCTACCGATTCTTCCTGGCCGGCCACGGGCAAACCGGCGGATCGCCCCCgtcccagcagcagcagcagcagcagcaggttTCGTTTTCCTTTGTCGCATCATTTGTACCACTAGGTAGATACCCAGGCATCATCAAAGAAAGGGAGCGCAGGCACAATGTGGTGTCCTAGAGAAAAGACGCGTACTGTTCTATGTTATTTTACTTCGCTTGGGCTTGTTTTTTGCTTGTTAGGCTTGGATTGCATGGtgtccatccatccatccatcatGGGCACGCTTAATGCTAGTATCTCTGATATCCAAGCGGCCAAGTTGCGGAAGGTGGCCAAGAATGTGACGAGGGCCGGCTTCATCAAAGGGTAGCCGTGGCAACCAAAAAGGGCCATTCAGGGGCCTTCCCAACCGCCCAGGGCTCACACAGCGATTAGAAGTGATGTCTCGAGTGAAAGGCATTCTGGGTCGGCAGGATCCAATCTAGTTCGTAATGTATTCCTGGACCAAAACGACCGCAAGCAAGAGAATCAAACTCTATGTCTCATTAGGAATGAGGTAGGTAAAGGAGTAGTGGAGTATGTGAAGGGGCCGCCCCAATCAAGGCGGCAGTGTATCTAAACCCATCAGGATGTTCTCCCCTGTCATCCAAACCCGAACCGGCCGGTTGACGGCAGACACTTGCTGCACCGGTACAGCAGCGactaaatatatatctttatatatatgcGCCGCCCTTCACTGCTTTGGCACATTCGGCGCAtcctgcgcggccgccgaagcGGCATCGGTCCAGGCCTTGCTGCCAAACTTGTGATTGTTggccttgtccttcttctccttgcccttcttcttggactccttctccttcttgatggcggcctcggccaccaGCTGCTCGAAAGCCATGTAATCGCCCTCCTCTTCAGGGCTTCGCTTGGCCTGTTTTTTGTTTTTCCAAAGTCAATTTCAGAGGGTCATCGAGTATCGTTTTGGTTTGGGTTCGGCTTTGTACTCACATTTCCGCAGATCTCGCCAATCATGTAGAGCGCCTCGGCCCGCTCCAGCCTCTTGGCCAGGGGCACCTTCTTGTCGCTCAGCACGAGGTCGCAGACGTCGCGCAGGACGCTCTGGATCTCGAATTTGCTCCCCCGCCAGGCGGCCGTCAGGATCTTGCCCGTCACGCGCCGCTCGTACTCGGACTTCTTCTCGTCGGTCCACtcttcgccgccctgctcctcCAGCCGAGCCATTTCCTCCATGGTCTGCTGGGCGTCGATGGCGCTGCTGATGGTGTACCACGTCTCCTTGACCAGCGTGCCCTTGTCCTTCATGCGGCTCAGGAAGCCGCCCATGCCGAAGAACTTCTGGCTGCGGATCAGCGCCGTGGCCTTGCTCATGTAGGTGGCGCTGATGGCGTGCAGGATGTCGAGGCCGAACGACTCCATCTTGAGCTCTTCGACCTCTAACCGGATCTTCTCCTGGAATGCCATTGTCACGTCCCTGCCCTTGTCCGTCTCTGTCCAGACCGAGATGCGTTCGAGCAGTTTCCGCGCCAGCGTTTCGACACGCTCCTGCCGGACCCGGGCCCGCTCCCTTTCGAGCGCTGCCAGCTGCTCCTTCTGCTCCTTCGTAAGGCCCGACTTCGACTTCTTGTCCTTGCGCTTTCCGCTGTGGTGGACTGCCGTATCTCCTTGCGGAGGGCCGGCTTCGTCTGACGGCCGGTCCATTAGAGCGGGTCGCAGAGGTATTTGGGTACTGCGGCCGTTCCGTGGTGTTGACGTCCCAGAACCGGGGCTTGGCGAAGGTGATTTCGGATACGGGGCGTCTGCTGTAGCGGCAGCACCCTTCTCATCCTCCACCACAaccgtcggcgccgcttTCTTTTCGCCCGTCGAAGAGGACGCGGCACCGGCGTCTCCGGCCGTCTTTAAGCTCTCCTTGATGGCCTCCGCTGTGCCGGGGAACTCGCCGTCGTGGGAggggtcggcggcagcggcggccgcctcttcctcgtcagCGCCGGCCAAGGCGATGTCCATGGTGGCGGTTAAGTCCTTCATCAAACTGATCTCGCCAATCCAGTCCACAaaggcctcgccgccgaatATGCTGGTGAAGAACTCGGCGGGATCGACAAAGCCCTCGGACGGGCGGGCAGATTCCTTGCCATATTTGTCGTAGGCCTTGCGGAGGTCTTCGTTGGACAGAACCTGGTACGCCTCGCCGATCTCCTGGAACTTGGCGTGGGCGGTTGGGTCATTCGGGTTCTTGTCTTTGGGCGCCGGCTGGTCAGTAGAGTCGCGGACTGGAAGCGGGACGGAGGAGCGTGTGCGAGCTTACCGGGATGGTGGACGATGGCGAGCTTCCGGTAGGCCTTCTTGATTTCAAGCTCGGTAGCCGTCGGCTTGACGCCGAGGATGTCGTAGTAGGTGGTGTCGACCACCATGGCAGCGGCGGATACGGATTATACAAGCGACGCGCGCCCAGGTTCGCTGTCGGGTTCTTTGGTAGCTTGTCGCTTGCCACTTGCCGTGTCGAGGTCGCCGGGAGAAAAAAAGTCAAGAATCAGGAGGGAGGCTCTTTGCGCTGCTGTTTTGGGGATGATGTCAAGGATAAGGAAAAATAGGACTGCGCATCAAAGACTGTAACAGAATTGGGGCGCAGCGGCTTATCAACTAACTGCCTTGGGATACCAGATTCTCGAGGTTGGAGGTGGTGGATGGCTGCAGGAACTAGCAGCGCCCAGGCAAAAATACCTTACGTAACTTGCAGTTAGGTATCATTCGCGTGGTTTCACGCCAAACTCCAAGACTGCGTCAGTTCAGTTGTTATTCTGGAAAGCGCCATCCCCAGACCAACAACCACAGTCACCACTCGAATAGAACACGTGCTCCTCTTCTCGCcgtttttctttcttttctttcttcccCAACCATCTCATTTCACAGCTTCAAAAGATTTATTTTATTGGATCCCAGCAGCCTTCATCCGCGCAAAACACCGCCGGTACGCCTCGTGGATCTCGGGAACTTCGTAGCCAAACTCGTTCAGTTTGGCCACCAGCTTGTCAGTGGCCAGCTTGCAGTTGCTGCGCTCGGCCTTGATGACCTTGGCCTGCTCTTCGAGGCTGAAGTTCTTCCACGTGAAGGACGGACGGACAATGTCGCGAAACAGCGAGAGCACCTCGTTGTGCGAGATGGCGCCGGGATTGGTGAAGTTGTAGACGCCGGTCTCGCCGTGTTCCGCCAGCAGGATGGACGCCGGCAGCAGGTCTGTCAGGATGGTATTGCTGTTTGGTATGTTCACCACGTACTCGTATTTGGTGATCTTGGTCACGAAGCTCCGCGGGTGGAGGTCGTCCGAGACTGGCATCCGCAACCGCAGGATCAAGCAATTATTGTAATGCTTGATGATCTGGACCGGCCACCATCCCGATGGCCCCGGTCAGCAATGGATTACCAGTAGGGTGGCGTGTAAGGAAAGAGGGCGCGGTTACCTCTTCGACGTGGGCCTTGGTCATGGAGTAGAAGCTGCCGGCAAAGTTGGGCGGGTCGGTCTCGAGAAAGCCTGGCCCGTCCCACGGATGCGCCTCGTCGTACTGGTAGATGCAGCCAGTGGCGAAGACGGTGCAGTGGATGCCCCGAAGATAGCAGCAGTCGGCCAGGTTCAGCGTGCCGACGACGTTGGACCGGATCGTGGCCTCCTTGTTGTCCTCGCACCAGTCAACGTTGGGACGCCCAGTGCATCCGGCGGCGTTCAACACATGTGTTGGTTGGATGTGGTCGAGTTCTCTCAAAACTGCCTCGCGGTCCTCCATGCGGACCGTGGTCGTGTGCGTCTCTTTGCCCTGGCTTTCCAGCAGGGCCTTGAGATGCCCAGCAACCCAGCCATCGCCGCCCCAGATCAGGAAGCGGTGCTTGCGGGTTCCGTTGGTGTTTCTTGTTGTTGCCATTGTGATATCCACGAGGCGGAAGAGGAGAGTCCCGGCTATGCAGATGCGTTTTGGTTCTGTCGTGTTTTATAAAAGAAGCAATTTACCCACGAAAACACATTTTACAGGATAACTCGGATGTCATGACCCGGGAACAAGCCAGCAACGGGCGTCCCACGAGCATCTTGGTCAGGCCGTCAGGGATGCCCGAAATGTGTACATATAAAGCTGGCCTTGCCTACAGACGACCACTGCGGATGGGTTGGGGTTACCGTGGTAATAACGAAGCGTTAGCACCACCAGCTAGAGATGAGATGGCTTCATGCTGCACCAATAGCTGGCGGGGGCTGCTCGCGAACGCCAACGGGTAAGCTCACGATAATTGGAGGGGCAATGCCTCCTTTCGTGTCGTTTAGGTGCAGCGGCGTTGTCGAGCTCCGTGGTTCCCGATCAGGACGCAGTAGTGTCCATTACATGACTGAGGACTGAGAAGGTGATTTGTGGAGCTGGACCGCGGGGTAACGTTAACATTGATGTCTCGTTGAAAGTGTCATGCTGTCCCTGTCATAGGCAACAAGTGGAATTCATGTGGTTATCGCGTAGGTTGCTTGTGCCCGCTGACCTGATGGAGTTGACGGCCCCCCGAGGTGAGGTAACGACCCCTTAAAGGTTGCCATTGCTCCCCTTTCCTTCTCGATTATCCTGGCATGTAAGGCTGACATACTGCGTACATTTGCAGTGGTGCTGTTGTGTGTCCAGTGTCCTGGCGGCTGTCTCCAGAAGTTGGAGCCAAGGACGGGGCTTCACAATCATTGGCCGCATTCATCAATTGACCAACAGCGTGCTGAACCGGATTCCGGCATGGGGAAAAGTGGGGTCCCCAGCCCACCATTATGCCGGGTCTGCCAGGTACGGATAACTAACCACAGCTCCAATCTCTGTCCAGGCCGAATGGAGCACACAATTTCCTGTGGAGCACCGACACCGCGTTGCCTGGGCTTCTCCGCAACCACAAGGGGGATTCTGAGCGCGCGTGCACTCCAATTCCCTGCCTCAATTACCCTGGGGTTTGACGGTTGCCAGCTTAGTTCAGCGCAAACCGGGTGTTGCGAGGGTTGCAACGACACGCCCTCCCGATCGCAGTCTCCGGTAATTCTTGGGCTTTTCGACCGTTTTCCCGTCAGAGCCGCAGTGTGTCAACAGCGACTCCCCCCATCTGAACCCTAACTGCTGCGTTGACGATTCGTGCCGCCGAGACACCGAAAACATGGGGGTCGCTAAGCAAGCCATCTACTACGCCTTCCATCCAAACGAGCTCCGGTCCATCATTCAATGGTTCGTCCTGGTCCTTCCGGAATGTCCCACGCGCCGAGGGAGGCGCTTGCTGATCCCGCTCTCCAGGAAAGTATGGCACGAGCCGGTGCATAAACGCGACCCTTCCAAAGAGACGGCGACAGAGAAGTCATGTTTCCACTACCTCAACATGACTTCGCGGTCGTTCGCCGCCGTCATTCAAGAACTCAACCCCGAGCTCCTGATGCCGGTCTGCCTCTTCTACTTGGTCCTCCGCGGCCTCGACACCATCGAGGACGACATGACGATCGACATCAAAGAGAAGGAGCCGCTGCTGAGGAATTTCCACAAGTACATGGAGCAGGACGGCTGGACATTCGACAAGAACGGCCCTAACGAGAAGGACCGGGACCTTCTCGTGCACTTTGACGACGTCATCGTGGAGCTGAAGAAGGTCAAGAAACCTTACTACGAAATCATCAAGGACATCACGGTGAAGATGGGCAACGGCATGGCTGACTACGCCCTGAACGCCGAGCACAACATCAACGGAGTCAACACAATAGCCGACTACGAGCTCTACTGCCATTacgtcgccggcctggtggGCGAGGGTCTCACGCGGCTCTTTGTCAAGAGCGAGCTCGCCAACCCGCAGCTGCTGGTCCGCATGGACCTGACCGAGAGCATGGGCCAGTTCCTGCAGAAGACCAACATCATCCGCGACGTGCACGAGGACTGGCTGGACAAGCGGCGCTTCTGGCCGAAGGAGGTCTGGAGCAAGTACGTCGACAAGTGGGACGACCTCTTCGCCCCCGAGCACCGCGAGAAGGCGCTCCAGTGCAGCTCCGAGCTGGTGCTCAACGCGCTCAAGCACGCGGACGAATGCCTCTTCTACATGGCCGGCATCCGCGACCAGAGCGTGTTCAACTTCGTCGCCATCCCCCAGAGCATGGCCATTGCGACTCTGGAGCTGGTCTTCCGCAACCCGGACATCTTCGAGAGGAACGTCAAGATCACCAAGGGCGACGCGTGCAGGCTGATGTTGGAGTCGACGCAGAACCTGCGTGTGGTATGCGACGTGTTCCGGAGATACGCCAGGAGGATACACAAAAAGAATGATCCAAGGGACCCCAATTTCTTGGCCATCAGCATGCAGTGCGCCAAGGTAATGTTGGCAATTTGCCTGGCCCCACGCCGCGAGCGACGAGCGCTCCGCTAACAAGCTTCCCTCTCCACAGATCGAACAATTCATCGAGTCCATCTTCCCCACGCAGGACCCCAAGAAGATCGCAGCCGGCCAGAAGCAGGTCAACGAGGCCGGCATGGACACGGGGGATGCCATCCTGCTTGTGCTTTCTGCCGTGTTTACCCTGGTTGTCATTGGCCTCCTCATGGTGAGCGATTCCTGGCCCTTCCCGAGCTGAGCTTACACAGAAAGCTTTGGATGACGGGAGATTTCATTCTCCGCCCCGCTGTGGAGACGTGGAGACGTGCCTCGTTGAACTAACCAACCCCCCTTGTCACACACACAGGTCGGAACTGCATGGTTTCTGGGCGCTCACCTGAACAAATTTttcgacggcctcgacaATTCGCTTGGTGGCAGCGTCAAGAAGCCGACGTCAGTCCTCGGCCACGAGGAGTTGTGAGACGTGCTATGGAACGCAACAGCCAGCGAGAGCAAggcattttttttttctggtTCCCGTTCTTCTAGACATCTTCCTAATGACATACCCACCCTGAAAAGTGTGGTCATGGACACGATgacgagcgagcgagcgacTGGCGAAACTCGGGTTTTTGGCGACGCCTAAAATCAAGGCTCTGAGAGGACTCTTGGGGGCAACCTAATACCTTACTGACATAATAGATCTACGTCCTTGATTCCTTCCTTCCGGCCTTGTTCATAAGTCCCGGTGGATCACTTCTTGCATCGACTCCGAAGTGTGATCGGAGCAGATGGAtgaaaagaaagaaagcaCGGATGTCAAATTGCAATTCAGCCGCCTTTTTTTCCCCCCTCCTTCCAGGGGGACAAAAAAAGGCTCGATGGCTGTGGTTGTGCCGAAGATGTGCTGATATGAAACCCCTTTGGCAAGTAGCCTGGAATCCGGGCACGCCCTCGGCTGGGTCTTTTCTTCCCTTCTCGCTTGACGGAATGACTTGCTGAGCGGTGGACTGCGTACATTTATTTGCCTTAGATGAGCCTTGGATAGGCCGTGTCGTCCCGTGGATGTTGTTTCGGCTTGGCGGGTGAGCCAGATCTGTGAGACGATCGATGGTTGCTGGGGCCTTGTTGTCCTCCTGCGCTTTTGCTGGCTTTCGTTTGGGGTGAACGAGCAGGCCAGCTTAACCGTCCGTACGTCTATCAATGCATCAGCTGCCTTCTGGGCGAATCGACATGAGCAACCGTCTTCGCGGCATGCCTAGATCTACAAGTGTGggcgtg
Coding sequences within it:
- a CDS encoding farnesyl-diphosphate farnesyl transferase (Orthologue of Saccharomyces cerevisiae Erg9; Orthologue of S. cerevisiae Erg9), giving the protein MGVAKQAIYYAFHPNELRSIIQWKVWHEPVHKRDPSKETATEKSCFHYLNMTSRSFAAVIQELNPELLMPVCLFYLVLRGLDTIEDDMTIDIKEKEPLLRNFHKYMEQDGWTFDKNGPNEKDRDLLVHFDDVIVELKKVKKPYYEIIKDITVKMGNGMADYALNAEHNINGVNTIADYELYCHYVAGLVGEGLTRLFVKSELANPQLLVRMDLTESMGQFLQKTNIIRDVHEDWLDKRRFWPKEVWSKYVDKWDDLFAPEHREKALQCSSELVLNALKHADECLFYMAGIRDQSVFNFVAIPQSMAIATLELVFRNPDIFERNVKITKGDACRLMLESTQNLRVVCDVFRRYARRIHKKNDPRDPNFLAISMQCAKIEQFIESIFPTQDPKKIAAGQKQVNEAGMDTGDAILLVLSAVFTLVVIGLLMVGTAWFLGAHLNKFFDGLDNSLGGSVKKPTSVLGHEEL